A DNA window from Anaerocolumna sp. AGMB13020 contains the following coding sequences:
- a CDS encoding alpha/beta hydrolase, whose product MEHNHFKMNISCEDLEWLYVPDVLYKEYDTCKRYLQMFIPYRHHWKENEKFPLVVFIPGSAWYRQEMYNSIPSYSKLAERGIVTAVVQYRESTIAPFPAQVHDINYAVQFLMEKAEEFHIDTSNISIVGNSSGGHLALMTSLMKAHGIINGDYKIKGVIAESAPSDLMLCAAEGIPDWMPKDFRPTTDLLGVKQIDENLGLAKQASCEMYITRDVAIPPVLLIHGTDDCQVNIQHSRQLFNQLRNSDKDVLFYELEGSDHGGPEFWSKEVMDIVSSFVYRLS is encoded by the coding sequence ATGGAACATAATCATTTTAAAATGAATATTAGCTGTGAAGACCTTGAATGGTTATATGTACCAGATGTTTTATATAAGGAATATGACACCTGCAAACGTTATCTGCAAATGTTTATTCCGTATAGACATCATTGGAAGGAAAATGAAAAATTCCCGTTAGTTGTATTCATTCCAGGTTCGGCCTGGTACAGGCAGGAAATGTATAACAGTATTCCAAGTTATTCGAAACTGGCGGAGAGAGGGATAGTAACTGCGGTTGTACAGTATAGAGAATCGACAATTGCTCCTTTTCCGGCACAGGTACATGATATAAACTATGCTGTACAGTTTCTAATGGAAAAAGCAGAAGAATTTCATATTGATACGAGTAATATATCTATTGTTGGTAATTCCTCAGGGGGACATCTGGCACTGATGACTTCTTTGATGAAAGCACATGGAATCATTAACGGTGACTATAAAATAAAAGGGGTTATTGCAGAGTCAGCACCCTCTGATCTTATGCTATGTGCGGCAGAAGGTATACCTGATTGGATGCCGAAAGACTTTAGGCCGACCACTGATTTGCTGGGAGTAAAACAAATCGATGAGAATCTGGGTTTAGCTAAACAGGCATCATGTGAAATGTACATTACCAGAGATGTTGCGATACCGCCTGTTTTATTGATTCACGGTACAGATGATTGCCAGGTTAATATTCAGCATAGCAGACAATTATTTAATCAATTAAGAAATTCAGACAAAGACGTTCTTTTTTATGAACTAGAGGGCAGTGACCATGGAGGACCAGAATTTTGGTCTAAAGAGGTTATGGATATCGTGAGTTCATTTGTTTACCGGCTTTCATAG
- a CDS encoding nuclear transport factor 2 family protein, which yields MDIKEFWKTVLKQEAEKLRSFFKDTAYVNWHCTNEHFSVEEYIRANCEYPGAWEGTIERTEMAGNMIITAVKVFSTDNEVSCHVVSFIELEDDKIIAMNEYWGDDGIAPQWRLEKNLGTVIS from the coding sequence ATGGATATCAAAGAATTTTGGAAGACAGTGCTGAAACAAGAGGCGGAAAAACTGAGATCTTTTTTTAAAGATACCGCTTATGTAAATTGGCATTGTACAAATGAGCATTTTTCGGTAGAGGAATATATAAGAGCAAATTGCGAATACCCCGGAGCTTGGGAGGGTACGATTGAAAGGACAGAGATGGCAGGTAATATGATAATTACAGCTGTAAAGGTCTTTTCTACTGATAATGAGGTATCTTGTCATGTGGTATCTTTTATTGAATTAGAGGATGATAAGATAATTGCAATGAATGAATATTGGGGTGATGATGGCATCGCACCGCAATGGAGACTGGAGAAGAACCTTGGAACGGTGATAAGCTAA
- a CDS encoding metallophosphoesterase family protein — MKQIAIISDTHGLLREFVIKEIVAADCFIHAGDINTPYLLETLQQLGETYVVRGNNDKDWAEDLPKSITVTIEGVSFFIVHNKKDIPSVLTDVDVVVYGHSHKYSAEIMNGVLFLNPGSCGKRRFDLDITMCRMTVDAGYYQYEKVTIPQEISK, encoded by the coding sequence ATGAAGCAAATTGCAATCATATCTGATACGCATGGTCTGCTGCGGGAGTTTGTTATAAAGGAAATTGTGGCGGCTGATTGCTTCATCCATGCGGGTGACATCAACACACCATACCTTCTGGAGACATTGCAGCAGCTTGGAGAGACCTATGTGGTACGTGGTAACAATGATAAGGATTGGGCAGAGGACTTGCCTAAAAGTATAACGGTCACTATTGAAGGCGTGAGCTTCTTCATAGTTCATAACAAGAAAGATATTCCATCGGTCTTAACTGATGTAGACGTGGTAGTTTATGGACATTCCCATAAATATTCGGCCGAAATCATGAATGGCGTATTATTTCTCAATCCAGGCAGCTGTGGGAAACGACGTTTTGATTTGGATATCACGATGTGCCGTATGACGGTGGACGCCGGGTATTATCAGTATGAAAAAGTTACGATTCCTCAGGAAATTTCAAAATAG
- the pfkB gene encoding 1-phosphofructokinase has protein sequence MIYTVTLNPSLDYIVTVPVFTPGMVNRTTEEMLYPGGKGINVSLVLKNLGIESTAIGFIAGFTGEELTNRLRKYGICTEFIQVKEGLTRINVKVRSEQESEINGKGPLISKGELRLLFNFLETLQENDILVLGGSVPESIPSTLYMEIMKNLRGRNIKIVVDATKDLLLNVLNYNPFLIKPNHHELGEIFGKKLITKTDVVEYAGRLKAMGAQNVLVSMAGDGAVMITETGEVYETNAPKGIVKNSVGAGDSMVAGFLAGYLKTKDYKEAFKMGVCSGSASAFSDGMAKLEEVFALMKDGCFDEQTLLLDK, from the coding sequence ATGATTTATACCGTAACTTTAAATCCATCCTTGGATTATATCGTCACTGTTCCTGTATTTACACCGGGGATGGTAAATAGAACGACAGAAGAAATGCTGTATCCTGGCGGAAAAGGTATCAATGTTTCCCTGGTACTTAAAAACCTGGGAATTGAGAGTACTGCTATTGGATTTATTGCAGGATTTACAGGGGAAGAGTTGACGAATAGATTAAGAAAATATGGTATTTGTACAGAATTTATACAAGTGAAGGAAGGACTTACAAGAATCAATGTAAAAGTGCGTTCGGAGCAAGAAAGCGAGATAAATGGAAAAGGACCACTGATAAGCAAAGGTGAATTGAGATTGTTATTCAACTTCTTAGAGACATTACAGGAAAATGATATATTGGTACTTGGCGGCAGTGTACCAGAATCGATTCCGTCTACTTTGTATATGGAAATTATGAAGAACTTAAGGGGAAGAAATATTAAAATTGTAGTAGATGCTACCAAAGACCTGCTTTTGAATGTACTGAATTATAATCCTTTTCTAATAAAACCCAATCATCATGAACTTGGTGAAATCTTTGGGAAAAAATTGATAACAAAAACAGATGTAGTTGAGTATGCCGGCAGGCTGAAAGCTATGGGAGCACAAAATGTACTGGTTTCCATGGCTGGGGACGGGGCTGTTATGATTACAGAAACCGGGGAGGTCTATGAGACAAATGCGCCTAAGGGGATTGTTAAGAATTCCGTGGGAGCAGGTGACTCCATGGTTGCAGGATTTCTGGCTGGATATCTGAAAACGAAAGATTATAAAGAAGCATTTAAAATGGGCGTTTGTTCAGGAAGCGCAAGTGCTTTTTCAGATGGGATGGCTAAACTTGAGGAAGTATTCGCTTTAATGAAGGATGGTTGTTTTGATGAGCAGACCCTTCTCCTAGACAAATAA
- a CDS encoding glycoside hydrolase family 9 protein, translating into MRKLTSLFLIVCLLAAGFVTAKPVQAQTNYNYGEALQKAVMFYEFQRSGDLPDTIRNNWRGDSGLTDGADVGLDLTGGWYDAGDHVKFNLPMAYTAAMLAWSVYESEDALRQSGQLDYLLEEIKWATDYLIKCHPSANVFYYQVGNGNTDHSWWGPAEVMQMARPSYKVDLANPGSSVVAGAAAALAAAGAIFADSNPTYAAECIRHAKELFAFADTTKSDKGYTAADGFYTSYSGFYDELSWAGTWIYLATGDTAYLNKAESYVPNWGTEPQSTTISYKWAHSWDDVHYGTAILLARITDKAIYKTASEMHLDFWTTGYNGNRVSYTPKGLAWLDSWGALRYATTTAFLASVYADWSGCTAAKVSTYKAFAKQQVDYALGSSGRSFVVGYGENSPTRPHHRTAHSSWADSQTVPTYHRHTIYGALVGGPGKDDSYTDDIGNYVNNEIACDYNAGFVGALAKLYDEYGGTPIADFNAVETVTNDEFFVEAGINASSSNFIEIKALLNNRSGWPARMGDKLSFKYFIDISEAASLGYKASDFTVTTNYNAGAVVSKLQPWDEAANIYYINVDFTGTKIYPGGQSAYRKEVQFRIAAPAAVTWNNANDFSYSDLGGVTSGSTVKTSYIPVYDAGVKVFGNEPGNTVDSSTITPETAAFDKYLPSNINVTVNYKNNTLNAIKNGTAALVKGTDYTVSGNTVTIASSYLSTLNTGTAKLVFDFSAGMDRTLSVTVTDSSPSGTISITQAQFDKDTPNQQDIAVDLTYNGNILSGIRNGNTLLTSGTDYTVSGNTVTILSSYLALKPLGKLELTFDFNKGNDPVLTVTIIDSSIVVTGNVKVQMFNGSNTAVTNGISPRFKIVNTGTESINLSDVKLRYYYTIDGEKAQNFWCDWSSAGTANVTGTFAKLATAKTGADYYLEIGFTSAAGTLAAGASVDVQARFSKSDWTNYTQTGDYSFQESGSNYTDWNKVTGYVGGSLVWGIEP; encoded by the coding sequence ATGCGTAAGTTGACTAGTCTCTTTCTTATCGTTTGCCTGTTAGCAGCAGGTTTTGTTACAGCAAAACCAGTGCAAGCGCAAACGAATTATAATTATGGGGAAGCTTTACAAAAAGCAGTAATGTTCTATGAGTTCCAACGTTCGGGAGATCTGCCTGATACGATCAGAAACAACTGGAGAGGGGATTCCGGTCTGACTGACGGAGCAGATGTTGGACTTGATTTGACAGGCGGCTGGTATGATGCAGGGGATCATGTGAAATTCAATCTTCCTATGGCTTATACCGCTGCTATGTTAGCCTGGAGTGTTTATGAATCAGAGGATGCACTGCGTCAGAGCGGTCAGCTTGATTATCTGTTAGAGGAAATTAAGTGGGCAACAGACTATCTGATAAAATGCCATCCCTCCGCAAATGTTTTCTATTACCAGGTAGGTAACGGCAATACAGATCATTCCTGGTGGGGACCCGCTGAAGTAATGCAGATGGCACGTCCCTCCTATAAGGTGGATTTAGCGAATCCCGGTTCCTCTGTAGTTGCAGGTGCTGCTGCTGCCTTAGCTGCAGCCGGTGCCATATTTGCAGACAGTAATCCCACCTATGCCGCTGAATGCATCCGTCATGCCAAAGAGCTTTTTGCTTTTGCTGATACTACAAAGAGTGATAAGGGGTATACCGCAGCAGATGGTTTCTACACCTCATATAGTGGTTTCTATGATGAACTTTCCTGGGCAGGAACCTGGATATATCTTGCAACAGGAGATACTGCATACCTGAATAAAGCAGAATCTTATGTACCCAATTGGGGGACAGAACCTCAGTCTACTACAATAAGCTATAAGTGGGCTCATAGCTGGGATGATGTACATTATGGTACTGCAATCCTTCTAGCAAGAATAACGGATAAGGCTATTTATAAGACAGCATCAGAAATGCATCTGGATTTCTGGACTACCGGTTATAACGGAAATAGAGTATCTTATACACCGAAGGGTCTGGCTTGGCTGGATTCCTGGGGAGCACTGAGATATGCTACTACTACAGCTTTCCTGGCAAGTGTATATGCAGACTGGTCAGGCTGCACTGCTGCCAAAGTCAGTACTTATAAGGCTTTTGCCAAACAGCAGGTAGATTATGCATTGGGAAGTTCCGGACGCAGTTTTGTGGTTGGTTATGGTGAGAATTCACCTACAAGACCGCACCATAGAACCGCTCACAGTTCCTGGGCTGACAGTCAGACGGTACCTACTTACCACAGACATACGATTTATGGTGCTTTGGTTGGTGGTCCCGGAAAAGATGACAGCTATACCGATGATATCGGAAACTATGTAAATAATGAAATTGCATGCGATTACAATGCAGGATTTGTAGGTGCTCTTGCCAAACTATATGATGAATATGGCGGAACTCCCATAGCTGATTTTAACGCTGTTGAAACAGTGACCAACGATGAATTCTTTGTTGAGGCCGGAATCAATGCTTCCAGCAGTAATTTTATTGAAATTAAGGCCCTGCTTAACAACCGTTCCGGTTGGCCTGCCAGAATGGGAGACAAGCTGTCCTTTAAGTATTTTATCGATATCAGCGAAGCTGCAAGTCTTGGATATAAGGCTTCTGATTTCACAGTAACCACTAATTATAATGCTGGTGCGGTAGTATCTAAATTACAGCCATGGGATGAAGCAGCGAATATTTATTATATCAATGTAGACTTCACCGGAACAAAGATCTATCCTGGCGGTCAGTCTGCTTATAGAAAAGAAGTACAATTTAGAATTGCTGCTCCCGCGGCAGTAACCTGGAATAATGCCAACGATTTTTCCTATTCAGATTTAGGTGGTGTAACATCCGGTAGTACGGTTAAGACCTCTTATATTCCTGTGTACGATGCTGGTGTAAAAGTATTTGGAAATGAGCCGGGAAATACAGTGGATAGTTCCACAATTACTCCGGAAACGGCAGCCTTTGACAAATATCTTCCGTCAAATATTAATGTGACTGTGAATTATAAGAATAATACCCTTAATGCAATTAAAAATGGAACTGCAGCACTGGTAAAGGGAACTGATTATACAGTAAGCGGAAATACCGTAACAATAGCTTCTTCCTATTTGTCAACTCTTAATACCGGAACAGCTAAGCTGGTATTTGACTTCAGTGCAGGTATGGACAGAACCCTGAGTGTTACCGTTACTGACTCCTCACCGAGTGGAACAATCTCCATAACACAGGCGCAATTTGATAAGGATACACCTAATCAACAGGATATAGCTGTGGATCTTACTTACAATGGTAATATCTTAAGCGGAATCCGAAACGGCAATACGCTGCTGACAAGCGGAACAGACTATACAGTGTCTGGTAACACGGTTACGATTTTAAGCTCTTATCTGGCTTTAAAACCTCTTGGTAAGCTTGAGCTTACTTTTGATTTTAATAAAGGAAATGATCCGGTACTCACGGTTACGATTATTGACAGTTCAATCGTTGTAACAGGAAATGTCAAGGTACAGATGTTTAACGGAAGTAATACGGCTGTAACTAACGGTATTTCTCCCCGATTTAAGATTGTAAACACCGGAACCGAAAGTATCAATCTCTCCGATGTGAAGTTAAGATATTATTATACCATTGACGGAGAGAAAGCACAGAACTTCTGGTGTGATTGGTCTTCTGCCGGAACTGCCAATGTAACGGGAACCTTTGCTAAGCTGGCAACAGCTAAAACAGGGGCCGATTATTATCTGGAAATTGGATTTACGAGCGCAGCAGGTACACTGGCAGCAGGAGCTTCTGTTGATGTACAGGCGAGATTCTCAAAAAGTGATTGGACCAATTATACTCAGACCGGTGACTATTCCTTCCAGGAATCCGGTTCCAATTATACTGATTGGAATAAGGTAACAGGATATGTTGGAGGCAGTCTGGTTTGGGGAATTGAACCCTAA
- a CDS encoding glycoside hydrolase family 48 protein — MLHKKLLERGNQRWLGKRGRSFFKGAIVTAAILGILSTSFMPSNYTSASQIAPTSTDTYQDRFLELWGDISDPDNGYFSPQGIPYHSIETLIVEAPDYGHVTTSEAMSYYMWLEAMYGKFTGDFSGFKKAWDVAETYLIPTEADQPNSSMSKYNASKPATYAPEWELTSLYPAQLDFNAAVGSDPINNDLVSTYGTNTIYGMHWLLDVDNWYGYGSRGDGVSTPSYINTFQRGREESTWETIPQPSWDAMNFGGRNGYLDLFTGDSNYASQFKYTNAPDADARAIQATYWADQWADEAGVDLGSYKGKASKMGDYLRYSMFDKYFRKIGSPTVAGTGYDSAHYLLSWYYAWGGGISSNWAWKIGSSHNHFGYQNPMAAYILSEEADFKPASANGATDWGVSLDRQLEFYQWLQSSEGAIAGGATNSNKGRYEAWPAGTATFYGMGYEENPVYADPGSNTWFGFQAWSMQRVAELYYKTGDTRAKAILDKWVSWIKTVVQLNSDGTFAIPSNIDWSGQPDTWNGTYTGNSNLHVTITSYGTDLGVAGSLANTLLYYSKASGDDEARVIAKELLDRMWNLYRDDKGLAAPESRADYNRFFDQEVFVPAGWTGTMPNGDEIKPGIKFLDIRSQYKDDPDYQKVLDAYNNGTDPEFYYHRFWAQCDIAIANGVYSILFGEDSEPVDNSTITPVSAAFDKNTLNQADISVNLSLNGNTFTGIKDGSTYLTQGTDYTLTGDVVTLKREYLLEKEVGELKLTFDFSKGVDPVLTVTIRDTTPSGSITPTAASFDKHPDKQANVVVTLTTANHTLSAIKIGSKVLASGTDYTVSGGTVTLRKEALATLQTGVYSVVFDLSAGIDPVLTLTVTDSSVAVGNIKVQMFNGSTSAQTNGISPKIKLYNTGSTNVKLSDVKLRYYYTIDGEKAQNFWCDWSSAGSGNVTGTFVALPAPKTGADYYLEIGFTNGAGELAAGASIEVQARFSKSDWTNYTQTGDYSYNGTANNYADWSKVTGYISGSLKWGVEP; from the coding sequence ATGTTACACAAAAAGTTATTGGAACGTGGTAATCAACGCTGGCTTGGGAAAAGAGGCAGGAGTTTTTTTAAGGGTGCTATCGTTACTGCAGCCATTCTTGGAATTCTTTCAACCTCTTTTATGCCAAGTAATTACACCAGTGCTTCACAAATAGCGCCAACAAGTACGGACACCTATCAGGATAGATTTTTAGAATTATGGGGAGATATTAGCGATCCTGATAATGGTTATTTCAGTCCCCAGGGGATTCCTTATCATTCTATTGAGACGCTGATTGTGGAAGCACCGGATTACGGTCACGTAACTACCAGTGAAGCAATGAGCTATTATATGTGGCTTGAAGCCATGTATGGCAAATTCACCGGAGATTTTTCAGGCTTTAAGAAAGCCTGGGATGTAGCAGAGACATATCTCATTCCTACGGAAGCAGACCAGCCTAATTCCAGTATGAGCAAATATAATGCCAGCAAACCGGCAACTTATGCTCCGGAATGGGAATTAACAAGTCTTTATCCCGCACAGTTGGATTTCAATGCGGCAGTTGGAAGTGACCCAATTAACAATGATCTTGTATCTACCTATGGAACAAATACGATTTACGGTATGCACTGGCTCTTGGATGTGGATAACTGGTATGGTTACGGCAGCAGGGGAGACGGCGTATCCACACCATCTTATATCAATACCTTCCAAAGAGGCAGAGAAGAGTCCACCTGGGAAACCATTCCTCAGCCTAGCTGGGATGCTATGAATTTCGGTGGGAGAAATGGTTATCTGGACTTGTTTACCGGAGACAGCAATTATGCATCACAATTCAAATACACCAATGCACCCGATGCAGATGCCCGTGCCATACAGGCAACTTACTGGGCAGATCAATGGGCAGATGAAGCTGGTGTAGATCTTGGCTCCTATAAAGGCAAAGCCAGTAAAATGGGGGATTATTTAAGATATTCAATGTTTGACAAATATTTTAGAAAGATCGGTTCGCCTACTGTGGCAGGAACTGGTTACGATTCTGCTCATTATCTGTTGTCCTGGTATTATGCATGGGGTGGTGGAATAAGCTCCAACTGGGCCTGGAAGATAGGCAGCAGTCATAATCATTTCGGTTATCAGAATCCGATGGCAGCTTATATTCTTTCAGAAGAAGCTGATTTTAAACCTGCTTCTGCCAATGGTGCTACGGATTGGGGTGTAAGCCTTGACAGGCAGCTGGAATTCTATCAGTGGCTGCAGTCCTCAGAGGGTGCCATTGCAGGCGGTGCAACCAATTCAAACAAAGGACGTTACGAAGCCTGGCCGGCAGGAACAGCAACCTTCTACGGTATGGGATATGAAGAGAACCCTGTTTATGCTGATCCCGGCAGTAATACCTGGTTTGGTTTCCAGGCATGGTCTATGCAGCGTGTTGCAGAATTGTACTATAAGACCGGTGATACCAGAGCAAAAGCTATTCTGGATAAATGGGTAAGCTGGATTAAAACGGTTGTTCAGTTAAACAGTGATGGAACTTTTGCTATTCCAAGCAATATTGACTGGAGTGGTCAGCCGGATACCTGGAATGGAACCTATACCGGTAATTCTAACCTTCATGTTACTATAACCAGTTATGGCACTGATCTTGGTGTAGCAGGTTCTTTGGCTAATACCTTATTGTATTACAGCAAGGCCTCCGGCGATGATGAAGCGAGAGTAATCGCCAAGGAACTTTTGGATCGTATGTGGAATCTGTACAGAGATGACAAGGGTCTGGCAGCTCCGGAGTCAAGAGCAGATTATAACCGCTTCTTTGATCAGGAGGTATTTGTTCCGGCAGGCTGGACAGGTACTATGCCCAATGGCGACGAAATCAAACCCGGTATAAAATTCCTTGATATCCGTTCCCAGTATAAAGATGATCCGGATTACCAAAAGGTACTGGATGCCTATAATAATGGAACAGATCCAGAATTTTATTATCACCGATTCTGGGCACAATGCGATATTGCAATTGCTAATGGTGTGTATTCTATCCTCTTTGGTGAGGATAGTGAGCCGGTAGATAATTCAACAATTACACCGGTATCAGCTGCATTTGATAAGAATACACTGAATCAGGCAGACATTTCGGTTAACCTGAGTTTAAATGGAAATACCTTTACAGGAATCAAAGATGGAAGCACTTATCTGACACAGGGTACGGATTATACCCTTACAGGTGATGTTGTAACTCTTAAGAGAGAGTATCTTTTAGAAAAAGAAGTTGGCGAATTAAAGCTGACCTTTGATTTCAGCAAAGGGGTGGATCCTGTCCTTACAGTGACAATCCGTGATACCACACCAAGCGGCTCCATTACACCGACAGCTGCAAGCTTTGATAAACATCCTGATAAGCAGGCGAATGTAGTTGTAACCTTAACCACGGCAAACCATACACTATCGGCTATTAAGATAGGAAGCAAGGTGTTAGCAAGCGGCACGGATTATACGGTAAGCGGAGGCACAGTTACGCTCCGTAAAGAAGCATTAGCCACCTTACAGACCGGAGTGTACAGCGTTGTCTTCGACCTCAGTGCCGGAATAGACCCTGTTCTTACCCTGACCGTAACAGATTCCTCTGTTGCAGTTGGTAATATTAAAGTACAGATGTTTAATGGAAGCACTTCTGCACAGACAAATGGTATTTCACCTAAAATTAAGCTCTACAATACCGGAAGCACAAATGTGAAACTTTCTGATGTTAAGCTTAGATATTATTATACCATTGATGGTGAAAAAGCTCAGAATTTCTGGTGCGACTGGTCAAGTGCCGGCAGCGGCAATGTAACGGGAACCTTCGTAGCCCTGCCAGCTCCTAAGACTGGAGCAGATTATTATCTTGAGATTGGGTTTACCAACGGAGCAGGTGAACTGGCTGCAGGAGCTTCCATTGAAGTTCAGGCAAGATTCTCAAAGAGTGACTGGACGAACTATACACAGACAGGCGATTATTCGTATAATGGAACAGCTAATAATTATGCAGATTGGTCAAAAGTAACCGGATATATTTCTGGTAGTCTGAAATGGGGAGTAGAACCGTAA
- a CDS encoding winged helix-turn-helix transcriptional regulator, producing MKKETANKDNINKDNINKDNINKDIFGICPFATTQKILTGKWSIYILYLLSEGPVRFNELKRRLPEEMTHATLSRQLKQLEEEGLIIRHEYVQIPPKVEYYMSDIGEKFQIVLDALEIWGKEYINYLTQKEMK from the coding sequence ATGAAAAAAGAAACTGCAAATAAAGATAACATAAATAAAGATAACATAAACAAAGATAACATAAACAAAGATATCTTCGGGATATGTCCTTTTGCAACTACGCAGAAGATCCTGACAGGCAAGTGGTCAATCTATATCCTTTATTTACTAAGTGAAGGACCCGTCCGGTTTAATGAATTAAAGCGGAGATTACCGGAAGAAATGACCCATGCCACCTTATCGCGTCAGTTAAAGCAGTTAGAGGAAGAAGGCCTTATCATTAGACACGAATATGTACAGATTCCGCCTAAGGTTGAATATTATATGAGTGATATTGGAGAAAAATTTCAAATTGTTTTGGATGCACTTGAAATCTGGGGTAAGGAATATATAAATTATTTAACTCAGAAGGAAATGAAATAG
- a CDS encoding pyridoxamine 5'-phosphate oxidase family protein, with translation MNNVLEFLKDCKTFYLATCEGDQPRVRPFGAVMIYDGKLYSVTNNKKKVFKQLLENPKLELSGMAKGKWIRVEGVAVHDDNKAARENMLSEYPSLTQMYAADDGIMEVFYIKDVTATIYSFTGEPEVIKF, from the coding sequence ATGAATAACGTTTTAGAATTTTTAAAAGATTGTAAGACCTTTTATCTGGCAACCTGCGAGGGAGATCAACCGAGAGTCAGACCTTTTGGTGCTGTAATGATTTATGACGGAAAACTTTATTCTGTCACCAACAACAAAAAGAAAGTATTCAAACAGCTGCTGGAAAATCCAAAGCTTGAGCTCTCCGGTATGGCAAAGGGTAAATGGATTCGTGTAGAAGGCGTTGCAGTACATGATGACAACAAAGCAGCCAGAGAAAATATGCTTTCAGAATATCCGTCCTTAACTCAGATGTATGCTGCAGATGATGGAATCATGGAAGTATTCTATATCAAAGATGTTACTGCTACCATTTATTCTTTTACTGGTGAACCAGAGGTTATTAAGTTCTAA